In the genome of Candidatus Cloacimonas sp., the window GCAGCCCCCTATTGGGTAAGTTATCCCTATCAGGTCGCTTTGGCAAATGCTGAACCTGTTTATATACCCACTCGCGAAGAAGATGGCTATAAAATTAAACCCACTGCGCTAAAAAATGCCATCGCCGAAAATCCCTGCTCTAAAGTGCTTATTTTAAATTCTCCCGGAAATCCAACCGGCGCAGTTTACACGCAAGCAGAACTTGAAGCTATAGCCGAGATTTGTATTAAATATAACATTTTGGTAATTTCTGACGAAATATATGAACGCTTGGTTTATGACGAGGCAAAACATATATCCATTGCCTCCATCAGCGAAGAAATGAAAGAAAGAACCGTTGTCATAAATGGAGTATCCAAAGCTTATGCAATGACGGGTTGGCGTCTTGGTTATGCTGCCGGTCCCGCTCCAATTATTGCTGCCGCTGGAATGGTTCAAGAACATACAACTTCTTGCGTGAATTCCATTACCCAATATGCTTGTGTAACGGCTTTAAAAGAAGAGGACGATTCCATTGAAAAGATGCGTAGTGAATTTATGCGCCGCAGAGATTTTCTGTATGCAGAATTAATCAAACTTCCCCAGATAACCTGTTTTAAACCGCAAGGCGCATTTTATCTGATGCCGGGGATAAATTGGTATCTGCAAAATAATAACCAAAATATCAAAACATCCGATGAATTCTGTGCTAAACTGCTTGACAAATATTTTGTCGCTTTAGTATCGGGAAATTCTTTTGGAATGGAAGGAACCGTGCGTTTCTCTTATGCTAACAGTATGGAAAACATCAAAGAAGGAATACATCGTTTTGCTTCCTTTCTGGCAGAACTAAGATCTGAGAGGTGAAAATGGACGATTTTAACGATAAAATGAATGACCGCTGGCAAGAAAAACGCAAGAAAGCATATAATTGGCCTAAACTGATTATTATGGTTATTGCTCTGGTTGCCATATTATATGTTATGAATCATTTGGGAAATTCTAAAAGGGTAACGGTAACTCCCTCTGCAAGTGTTACGGACACTGTAAAAACGGATACTCTGCAAACGGAGAAAACACCTTGAGTTTAGTGATCGTTGGTTCGATAGGACTGGATAGCATTTCCACTCCTGCCGGTGAGGTCTGTGATGCTTTAGGTGGCTCTGCCATTTATGGAGCCATATCCTCTTCGCATTTTACGGATACTCATATTGTCGGTGTAGTAGGTATGGATTTCCCGATTGATTACTTGAATTTATTACAAAAGAATGGCATCAATCTTGACGGGCTGGAAGTAAAAGAAGGCAAGACCTTTCGCTGGAGTGGCAATTATCTAAATTGGAATAGAGTGGAAACACTATCCACCGAGCTAAATGTTTTTGCAGATTTTGCCCCTCAGCTTCCTGATAGCTGTAAATGCTGCCGCAGTTTATTACTGGCTAATATTCACCCAGCTTTGCAATTAAAAGTGCTAAATCAGGTTTCGGGTTATGTTCATTTAGCTTGCGATACAATGAATTATTGGATAAACCTGTGCCCGGAAGAAATAGAAAAAGTGCTCCGAAAAGTAAACATCGTTTTTATGAACGAAGATGAGATTCGGGACTATACCCATAAAGCGGATATCTATTCTGCCGCTAAGGATATACTATCTTTGGGTCCTGAATGGGTTATCGTAAAAAGAGGGGAATACGGTTCGGTGGCAATTTCCCATAATGATATGTTTTTTGCTCCTGCTTACCCAGTAGCAAAAGTTAAAGACCCCACTGGCGCCGGAGATAGTTTTGCAGGCGCTTTTATGGGATATCTGGCAAACTTTGATATCATCAATCATGCGATCATCAGAGAAGCCGTTTTGTATGGAACGGTTGTTGCGGCTATGAATGTTTCTGATTTTAGTGTAAATGGGTTAAATGGTATTTCCAAAGAGGAAATTGATAAATCCAAGGAACTTCTGATTAAATGGACAACCTAAACGATAACTTGAATTATGTAAGTTCCGGCGTAAATATAGCTGCTGGCGAAGCAACCGTAAAAGCGATTAAAAATAAAGTGCGCACTACCTATAATAGTAATGTCTTAAGTGAAATAGGCAGTTTTGGCGGCTTATATAAAATAGATAAAAATGCCTGGCAAAATCCCGTCCTCGTTTCCAGTACCGACGGAGTTGGGACAAAAGTTCTAATAGCCAAGCTGGCAAATGAATATAAGACAATTGGGCAGGACTTGGTAAATCACTGTGTAAATGATATTATGGTTCAAGGTGCGATTCCTCAGTTCTTTTTGGATTATATCGGTTTAGGAAAATTGATTCCCGAAAAAGTGGAA includes:
- a CDS encoding PfkB family carbohydrate kinase encodes the protein MIVGSIGLDSISTPAGEVCDALGGSAIYGAISSSHFTDTHIVGVVGMDFPIDYLNLLQKNGINLDGLEVKEGKTFRWSGNYLNWNRVETLSTELNVFADFAPQLPDSCKCCRSLLLANIHPALQLKVLNQVSGYVHLACDTMNYWINLCPEEIEKVLRKVNIVFMNEDEIRDYTHKADIYSAAKDILSLGPEWVIVKRGEYGSVAISHNDMFFAPAYPVAKVKDPTGAGDSFAGAFMGYLANFDIINHAIIREAVLYGTVVAAMNVSDFSVNGLNGISKEEIDKSKELLIKWTT
- a CDS encoding pyridoxal phosphate-dependent aminotransferase, yielding MAIKLSNRCRLIKPSPTLSLSAKAKEMTDAGIDVISFSVGEPDFNTPEYIKVAAHKAIDHNHTRYTNNAGIPELRQAICDKLLKDNNLKYLPKEILVSPGAKASIVNVLTAVCDAKDQVLMAAPYWVSYPYQVALANAEPVYIPTREEDGYKIKPTALKNAIAENPCSKVLILNSPGNPTGAVYTQAELEAIAEICIKYNILVISDEIYERLVYDEAKHISIASISEEMKERTVVINGVSKAYAMTGWRLGYAAGPAPIIAAAGMVQEHTTSCVNSITQYACVTALKEEDDSIEKMRSEFMRRRDFLYAELIKLPQITCFKPQGAFYLMPGINWYLQNNNQNIKTSDEFCAKLLDKYFVALVSGNSFGMEGTVRFSYANSMENIKEGIHRFASFLAELRSER